One genomic region from Motacilla alba alba isolate MOTALB_02 chromosome 5, Motacilla_alba_V1.0_pri, whole genome shotgun sequence encodes:
- the LOC119701974 gene encoding inositol 1,4,5-trisphosphate receptor-interacting protein-like 1, which produces MDPTVFLFLLLKSLTQYPQPVADALDEETSLRMQARAQHLEWERLQLEQEVEQLPQKQKPLLQLLSVAVLVVLLLVLWFTGWKNSLRREEGEEANRGANEEEVDNVAANEDDDVGNEDDNEAEIVENNDDVVNEVQEEDDFERDDRVGRVIMERIQWPVQDLQAGCHWTTHLMDNYTVFFGHILANSFYPVLERAIGVGSAFEGWSPREQDVVYRVLIPMEPPRGHSFHLELDSAGQRQVRNFRVRVQLECICSREQQAGDMLCFLHHPKEELRRNQDPSLLDTLCTGSYLDVHKTARWFRQLVKAVWPALPQSHNWHLVLLPSTRSCQFKATNREASFRIEMLFGVQRGDSAVFVSSQTREAHTASTIWPESYAVAEAEFFKHIARRAPPDSLHLKCLQFFTRLQLGFDFSTYTMKTIVMHLLNVTPISMWRRRDLLQRLEDISESLHLCLQAKHLNHFIVGNQRLPKDIILPPDVRTAETYNLLHHLAQRPDLHTQALYEYQVLQKWLKRILLAED; this is translated from the coding sequence ATGGATCCCACAGtattcctttttctgctcttgaaaAGCCTCACCCAGTACCCACAGCCTGTGGCTGATGCACTGGATGAGGAAACGAGTCTGCGCATGCAAGCGCGTGCACAACACCTGGAATGGGAGAGacttcagctggagcaggaggtggaacAGCTGCCCCAGAAGCAGAAGCCACTCTTGCAGCTCTTATCTGTTGCTGTGCTCGTGGTCCTGCTCTTGGTCCTGTGGTTTACCGGGTGGAAAAACAGcctgaggagagaggagggtgaagaagcaaaccGTGGTGCAAATGAAGAGGAAGTGGACAATGTTGCCGCAAATGAAGATGACGATGTTGGAAATGAAGATGACAATGAGGCTGAAATTGTGGAAAACAACGACGATGTTGTAAATGAAGTGCAAGAAGAAGACGATTTTGAGCGTGATGATCGCGTTGGACGAGTTATAATGGAGCGCATCCAGTGGCCTGTACAGGACCTGCAGGCAGGCTGTCACTGGACAACTCACCTGATGGACAATTATACGGTTTTTTTTGGCCACATCTTGGCAAACAGTTTCTACCCAGTCCTGGAACGAGCCATCGGGGTGGGCAGTGCCTTTGAAGGCTGGAGTCCCCGTGAGCAGGATGTCGTCTACCGCGTGCTCATACCCATGGAACCTCCCCGAGGCCACAGCTTCCACCTGGAGCTGGAcagtgcagggcagaggcaggtgaGGAACTTCCGTGTCCGCGTGCAGCTGGAGTGcatctgcagcagggagcagcaggctggggacatGCTGTGCTTCCTGCATCACCCCAaagaggagctgaggaggaatCAGGATCCCAGCCTCCTAGACACCCTGTGCACCGGCTCCTACCTTGACGTGCACAAAACGGCCCGCTGGTTCCGGCAGCTGGTGAAAGCAGTCTGGCCAGCTTTGCCTCAGTCACACAACTGGCATTTAGTGCTGCTGCCCTCCACACGCTCCTGCCAATTCAAGGCGACGAACAGAGAAGCAAGCTTCAGGATTGAGATGCTGTTTGGGGTGCAGAGAGGTGACTCAGCCGTCTTTGTCAGCAGCCAGACTAGAGAGGCCCACACAGCAAGCACAATCTGGCCCGAGTCTTACGCTGTGGCAGAGGCTGAGTTCTTCAAGCACATTGCCAGGCGGGCTCCCCCTGACAGCTTGCACCTCAAATGCCTGCAGTTCTTCACCCGTCTTCAGCTGGGCTTCGACTTCTCCACCTACACCATGAAGACCATTGTCATGCACCTGCTCAACGTCACACCCATCTCAATGTGGCGCAGGAGAGATCTCCTGCAACGACTAGAGGATATCAGCGAGAGCCTGCACTTATGTTTGCAAGCAAAACACCTCAACCACTTCATTGTGGGTAACCAGAGGCTCCCTAAGGACATCATTTTACCGCCAGATGTTCGGACGGCTGAGACATACAATCTCCTCCATCACCTGGCGCAGCGGCCGGATCTCCACACCCAGGCACTCTATGAGTACCAGGTTCTGCAGAAGTGGCTGAAGAGAATCCTTCTTGCTGAAGATTGA
- the LOC119701975 gene encoding inositol 1,4,5-trisphosphate receptor-interacting protein-like 1, which translates to MDPTVFLFLLLKSLTQYPQPVADALDEETSLRMQARAQHLEWERLQLEQEVEQLPQKQKPLLQLLSVAVLVVLLLVLWFTGWKNSLRREEGEEANRGANEEEVDNVAANEDDDVGNEDDNEAEIVENNDDVVNEVQEEDDFERDDRVGRVIMERIQWPVQDLQAGCHWTTHLMDNYTVFFGHILANSFYPVLERAIGVGSAFEGWSPREQDVVYRVLIPMEPPRGHSFHLELDSAGQRQVRNFRVRVQLECICSREQQAGDMLCFLHHPKEELRRNQDPSLLDTLCTGSYLDVHKTARWFRQLVKAVWPALPQSHNWHLVLLPSTRSCQFKAMNREASFRIEMLFGVQRGDSAVFVSSQTREAHTASTIWPESYAVAEAEFFKLIARRAPPDSLHLKCLQFFTRLQLGFDFSTYTMKTIVMHLLNVTPISMWRRRDLLQRLEDISESLHLCLQAKHLNHFIVGNQRLPKDIILPPDVRTAETYNLLHHLAQRPDLHTQALYEYQVLQKWLKRILLAED; encoded by the coding sequence ATGGATCCCACAGtattcctttttctgctcttgaaaAGCCTCACCCAGTACCCACAGCCTGTGGCTGATGCACTGGATGAGGAAACGAGTCTGCGCATGCAAGCGCGTGCACAACACCTGGAATGGGAGAGacttcagctggagcaggaggtggaacAGCTGCCCCAGAAGCAGAAGCCACTCTTGCAGCTCTTATCTGTTGCTGTGCTCGTGGTCCTGCTCTTGGTCCTGTGGTTTACCGGGTGGAAAAACAGcctgaggagagaggagggtgaagaagcaaaccGTGGTGCAAATGAAGAGGAAGTGGACAATGTTGCCGCAAATGAAGATGACGATGTTGGAAATGAAGATGACAATGAGGCTGAAATTGTGGAAAACAACGACGATGTTGTAAATGAAGTGCAAGAAGAAGACGATTTTGAGCGTGATGATCGCGTTGGACGAGTTATAATGGAGCGCATCCAGTGGCCTGTACAGGACCTGCAGGCAGGCTGTCACTGGACAACTCACCTGATGGACAATTATACGGTTTTTTTTGGCCACATCTTGGCAAACAGTTTCTACCCAGTCCTGGAACGAGCCATCGGGGTGGGCAGTGCCTTTGAAGGCTGGAGTCCCCGTGAGCAGGATGTCGTCTACCGCGTGCTCATACCCATGGAACCTCCCCGAGGCCACAGCTTCCACCTGGAGCTGGAcagtgcagggcagaggcaggtgaGGAACTTCCGTGTCCGCGTGCAGCTGGAGTGcatctgcagcagggagcagcaggctggggacatGCTGTGCTTCCTGCATCACCCCAaagaggagctgaggaggaatCAGGATCCCAGCCTCCTAGACACCCTGTGCACCGGCTCCTACCTTGACGTGCACAAAACGGCCCGCTGGTTCCGGCAACTGGTGAAAGCAGTCTGGCCAGCTTTGCCTCAGTCACACAACTGGCATTTAGTGCTGCTGCCCTCCACACGCTCCTGCCAATTCAAGGCGATGAACAGAGAAGCAAGCTTCAGGATTGAGATGCTGTTTGGGGTGCAGAGAGGTGACTCAGCCGTCTTTGTCAGCAGCCAGACTAGAGAGGCCCACACAGCAAGCACAATCTGGCCCGAGTCTTACGCTGTGGCAGAGGCTGAGTTCTTCAAGCTCATTGCCAGGCGGGCTCCCCCTGACAGCTTGCACCTCAAATGCCTGCAGTTCTTCACCCGTCTTCAGCTGGGCTTCGACTTCTCCACCTACACCATGAAGACCATTGTCATGCACCTGCTCAACGTCACACCCATCTCAATGTGGCGCAGGAGAGATCTCCTGCAACGACTAGAGGATATCAGCGAGAGCCTGCACTTATGTTTGCAAGCAAAACACCTCAACCACTTCATTGTGGGTAACCAGAGGCTCCCTAAGGACATCATTTTACCGCCAGATGTTCGGACGGCTGAGACATACAATCTCCTCCATCACCTGGCGCAGCGGCCGGATCTCCACACCCAGGCACTCTATGAGTACCAGGTTCTGCAGAAGTGGCTGAAGAGAATCCTTCTTGCTGAAGACTGA
- the LOC119701976 gene encoding inositol 1,4,5-trisphosphate receptor-interacting protein-like 1 yields MDPTVFLFLLLKSLTQYPQPVADALDEETSLRMQARAQHLEWERLQLEQEVEQLPQKQKPLLQLLSVAVLLVLLLVLWFTGWKNSLRREEGEEANRGANEEEVDNVAANEDDDVGNEDDNEAEIAENNDDVVNEVQEEDDLEFDDRVGRVIMERIQWPVQDLQAGCHWTTHLMDNYTVFFGHILANSFYPVLERAIGVGSAFEGWSPREQDVVYRVLIPMEPPRGHSFHLELDSAGQRQVRNFRVRVQLECICSREQQAGDMLCFLHHPKEELRRNQDPSLLDTLCTGSYLDVHKTARWFRQLVKAVWPALPQSHNWHLVLLPSTRSCQFKATNREASFRIEMLFGVQRGDSAVFVSSQTREAHTASTIWPESYAVAEAEFFKLIARWAPPDSLHLKCLQFFTRLQLGFDFSTYTMKTIVMHLLNVTPISMWRRRDLLQRLEDISESLHLCLQAKHLNHFIVGNQRLPKDIILPPDVRTAETYNLLHHLAQRPDLHTQALYEYQVLQKWLKRILLAED; encoded by the coding sequence ATGGATCCCACAGtattcctttttctgctcttgaaaAGCCTCACCCAGTACCCACAGCCTGTGGCTGATGCACTGGATGAGGAAACAAGTCTGCGCATGCAAGCGCGTGCACAACACCTGGAATGGGAGAGacttcagctggagcaggaggtggaacAGCTGCCCCAGAAGCAGAAGCCACTCTTGCAGCTCTTATCTGTTGCTGTGCTCCTGGTCCTGCTCTTGGTCCTGTGGTTTACCGGGTGGAAAAACAGcctgaggagagaggagggtgaagaagcaaaccGTGGTGCAAATGAAGAGGAAGTGGACAATGTTGCCGCAAATGAAGATGACGATGTTGGAAATGAAGATGACAATGAGGCTGAAATTGCGGAAAACAACGACGATGTTGTTAATGAAGTGCAAGAAGAAGACGATTTGGAGTTTGATGATCGCGTTGGACGAGTTATAATGGAGCGCATCCAGTGGCCTGTACAGGACCTGCAGGCAGGCTGTCACTGGACAACTCACCTGATGGACAATTATACGGTTTTTTTTGGCCACATCTTGGCAAACAGTTTCTACCCAGTCCTGGAACGAGCCATCGGGGTGGGCAGTGCCTTTGAAGGCTGGAGTCCCCGTGAGCAGGATGTCGTCTACCGCGTGCTCATACCCATGGAACCTCCCCGAGGCCACAGCTTCCACCTGGAGCTGGAcagtgcagggcagaggcaggtgaGGAACTTCCGTGTCCGCGTGCAGCTGGAGTGcatctgcagcagggagcagcaggctggggacatGCTGTGCTTCCTGCATCACCCCAaagaggagctgaggaggaatCAGGATCCCAGCCTCCTAGACACCCTGTGCACCGGCTCCTACCTTGACGTGCACAAAACGGCCCGCTGGTTCCGGCAGCTGGTGAAAGCAGTCTGGCCAGCTTTGCCTCAGTCACACAACTGGCATTTAGTGCTGCTGCCCTCCACACGCTCCTGCCAATTCAAGGCGACGAACAGAGAAGCAAGCTTCAGGATTGAGATGCTGTTTGGGGTGCAGAGAGGTGACTCAGCCGTCTTTGTCAGCAGCCAGACTAGAGAGGCCCACACAGCAAGCACAATCTGGCCCGAGTCTTACGCTGTGGCAGAGGCTGAGTTCTTCAAGCTCATTGCCAGGTGGGCCCCCCCTGACAGCTTGCACCTCAAATGCCTGCAGTTCTTCACCCGTCTTCAGCTGGGCTTCGACTTCTCCACCTACACCATGAAGACCATTGTCATGCACCTGCTCAACGTCACACCTATCTCAATGTGGCGCAGGAGAGATCTCCTGCAACGACTAGAGGATATCAGCGAGAGCCTGCACTTATGTTTGCAAGCAAAACACCTCAACCACTTCATTGTGGGTAACCAGAGGCTCCCTAAGGACATCATTTTACCGCCAGATGTTCGGACGGCTGAGACATACAATCTCCTCCATCACCTGGCGCAGCGGCCGGATCTCCACACCCAGGCACTCTATGAGTACCAGGTTCTGCAGAAGTGGCTGAAGAGAATCCTTCTTGCTGAAGATTGA